Genomic window (Negativicutes bacterium):
CCAATAAACTGCAAAGTGTGGTGGCGGTCACCGGCGTGATCGATTTGGTTACCGATGGCGAAACGGTCTATATCATCCGCAATGGCCATGCCATGATGAGCCAAATCACCGGCAGTGGCTGCATGCTCTCCGCTCTGATTACCGCTTATTTGGCAGCAAATCCAAAACACGCCCTGGAAGCAACGGCGGCGGCGGTCAGCGCCATGGGATTCTGCGGCGAATTGGCTTATAAACGCTCTCTGCATCAGCCTGCCGGTAATGCTTCCTACCGCACATACCTGATCGATGCAGTCTCTCTGCTGGACGGCCAGCAATTGGAAAGCGGTGCCAACTATGAACGTCGCTAAAGATGCTTTGCTGCTCTATGCCGTGACCGATCGCACCTGGCTGACGGACCAAACGCTGGCTCAGGCGGTGGAAGCATCGCTGCAGGGAGGGGTTACCTTTCTGCAGCTGCGGGAAAAAAATCTGGATTTTCCCAGCTTCTTACGGGAAGCATGCTGCCTGAAAACACTCGCAGCCGCTTATCATGTGCCTTTTGTGATCAACGATTCGCTTGAGATCGCGCTTGCCTGCGGTGCGGACGGCGTGCATCTCGGGCAAAGCGACCAAAGTGTCCGGCAAGCCCGCGCTCTCTTGGGAGATCGGAAAATCATCGGAGCTTCCGTGCAGACGGTTGCTCAAGCCAAACAAGCACAAGCAGAGGGAGCGGATTATCTGGGTGCCGGCGCCGTATTTCCGACCGCCTCCAAGCAAGATGCCACTGCGCTGACGCTCGGGCGGTTGCAAGCCATCTGCCAGGCGGTTCGCCTGCCGGTGGTTGCCATCGGGGGTATCCGGCAGCAGAATATTCTGCAGCTTGCCGGCAGCGGCATCGCAGGCGCCGCGATGATCTCAGCCATCTATGCCGAACCGGACATTCGAGCGGCAGCAGCGCAAATGAAAATGCTTTGCCAGCAACTGACGGCGAAAGGAAAATAAGAAAGGATGACTCATCCCAATGAAAAAAGTACTGACCATAGCCGGTTCCGATTGCAGCGGCGGGGCGGGGATTCAGGCAGATATTAAGACCATTACGGCGCACAAAATGTATGCGATGAGCGTAATCACCGCTCTGACAGCACAAAATACCACCGGCGTCTATGGAATTATGGAAGCAACTCCCCAGTTCGTTGCGCAGCAGCTCGCTTGTGTCTTCGAGGATATCCGTCCCGATGCGGTAAAAATCGGGATGGTGTCCAACAGCCAAATTATCCGGGTAATCGCCGGAGCGCTGAAAGAATACCGGGCGGAAAATATCGTGCTCGACCCGGTGATGGTTTCCACCAGCGGCAGCCAGTTAATTTCCGAGAACGCCCTGCAAACCCTGATCGAAGAATTGCTGCCTTTGGCAGCGGTGATCACACCAAACATTCCGGAGGCCGGCATTCTTTGCGGTTTCCCCATCCACAATCAGGAAGAGATGCAGCGCGCGGCAGCCGTCATCGCCCAACTGCTGGACGGCGCCGTACTGATAAAGGGAGGTCACCTGGTCAGTGAGGCCACCGATTTGCTCTATGTCAACGGCAGTTCAACCTGGTTTCCTGCCAAACGCATCAACAACCCCAATACGCATGGTACCGGCTGCACTCTATCCTCTGCGATTGCCTGTAACTTAGCAGCTGGCAGGACGCTGGCGGACAGTATCACCGCCGCCAAAAAATACCTTTCCGGCGCACTGCAGGCCGGCTTGAATCTTGGTCGGGGCAGCGGGCCCTTGGATCATACCTATCGGATCAACGACTGGGCCTTTTAAAACCCGTTTTTTCAGTTGAAGTCGGCATCCGTTTGGCCGGTCTCCTGCTGTCCTGCCAAATTTTCTGACCGAGAGCTCCCCTTTTTCTCGTATCGCACTGTCGTTTTCCGCTTTATACTGAAGATGCGCAAGAAAGAATTGATTTTTGACGCACGGATGGATATAATATGCTCGACATAAATGAGATCAAAACAAAGGAGCCTCCGTTATGAAAAAAATGAACGTGCTGATTAATGCCATACTGGCCGGTTTTTCTATCAGTTTGGGAGGGACCGTTTTCCTGAGATTAAAGGATACCTTCCCCGGCAGCAATGTAGTTGGCGCACTGCTTTTTACCGTTGGCCTTTTTCTTGTTTTAACCAGAGGTTACAGCCTTTATACGGGCAAAGTCTGCTACATTTTTGAGAATAAACCCGGCTATTTATTGGATGTGCTGATCATCTGGGTCGGCAACCTGCTTGGCTGCATGTTGGTGGCGGGATTAGAAAATCTGACCAGTTTAAGCGGAGCCACGGCCGGTATTAACGTAACCGCAGCGGCTATGGTAGCCGGGAAGCTCAATTCTTCCCTGTTAAGCCTCTTTATCTTAGGCGCCTTCTGTAATGTTTTCATTTTCATCGGCGTCAATGGTTACGCCAAGAATCCGCATGAACTGGGCAAATACCTGGCGGTGTTTTTAGGTGTTTCCATCTTTATTATCTGCGGTACCGAGCACAGCGTAGCCGATATGTATTATATGGCTGTTTCAAAAACCCTCTACACGCAACCGGCCGAAGCTTTTTTACGTCTCTTTGTGATTACGCTCGGCAATCTGGTCGGCGGTGTCTTTCTGCCGTTAATGGAAAAGCTGAGAGAAAAATTGGCGGAAGAGAAAAAAATAGCTGCTTGATTGAGTAAAAAAAGGCACGGTGCATGGATCGTGCCTTTTTTGATCGGTTGACTCCTGCTGCGGACCATGTATAATGGAGGCCAGCGAACAAATTGATCGATTATGGCTATTAGGAGAAGGACATGAATGCAAAACTGAATCTGATTCTGTCGATGACGGCATTTGGCACCATCGGACTCTTTGTCAGAAATATTCCGCTGACTTCAGCCGAGATCGCCTTTTTTCGAGCGCTGATCGCAGCGATCTGCCTGCTCCTTTACAAATTCATCAGCAAAACTCCCTTACGCTTCTCAGAAATAAAACATGATTTACCGCTGCTCTTCTTGTCCGGAGCAGCCATGGGCTTCAACTGGGTTTTCTTGTTTGAAGCGTATCAATATACCAGTATTTCACTAGCCACAATGAGTTATTATTTTGCGCCGGTGATCGTGACCCTTGTCAGCCCTCTTTTATTTCATGAAAAGCTGACGCGCGCTCAGCTTTTTTGCTTTATGATGTCCACCCTCGGTTTGCTGCTGGTGATCGGCAACGGCGGTTTTTCCGGCGGCAGTCAAAACCTGAAAGGAATTCTGTTTGGGCTTGGCGCGGCGCTGCTCTATGCCACCGTCATTCTGCTCAATAAAAGCATCCGCCGGGTGAGCGGTATCGACCGCACGCTGCTGCAGTTTCTGGCGGTGATTTTCGTCTTGTTCCCATATTTGCAGCTAAGCGGCGGCATTCATACCGCAGCGCTGACCACCTTCGGCCTGATCAACCTCCTGTTGGTGGGTATTCTGCATACCGGTATCACATATTGCCTCTATTTGTCTTCCCTGAAAGACTTACAGGGACAGGAAGCGGCATTGCTCAGCTACATCGACCCTTTGGTTGCGGTGCTGATTTCCGTCCTGTTTTTACAGGAAAACAGTACCTGGCAGCAAATCCTCGGCGGTCTGATGATTTTAGGTTTTACGCTGCTCAATGAAGTAACAAGCAAAAAAAAGCCCGCCAAGGCAGTAAGCAATGCGGACGACTGATTTGATCCATCGTAATCAGCCGTTGCAGGATCGCAGGCTGCCTCATTTGCCCAACAAAAAGCGTTGCCTTGCAGCCAGCGAGACAACGCTTTTCTATTTTCTCTATTGCAGCCATTTGCCGTTCAGTAAATCCCTGGCATCGCGTGTCAGCGGAATCAAATCCTGCCTGTTCAGATAGGCGAGATCGAATTTACGATTTAAGGCGGCAAAATGTTTTACACCAAAGGCGATTTTATTCAGGTATGAAAAGACACCGATCGCACCCGGAGAAAAATCATCGGCCTTTTTACCGTAAATTGCCCGCAGATCAGCTAAATCACCGTAAATTTCTTCAATCGTACTGCCGTATTTTCTGAACTGATTGGGGACTTTGCCTTCTTTGATCTGCGCGCCGATTTTTTTACCCATCATGGCTGCGGCCATCGAGGCGCGGCAGATGCCAATGGCGGTAACCATGCCATTGCCCAAAGCCAGCGACTTAAACACCTGATCTTCGGAAGCAAAACCGCCCGTAATCGCAATGGCAGGCAGCCAATCCACTTCGTTTTTCAAACTCTCCACGATGGAACAGATTTCCTCTTCCATCACAACCGTGGGAGTACCCCATTCATTCATCATTTTATTGGGGCTGTAGCCGCTGCCGCCGCCTGCGCCGTCAAAGGTGATCAGATCGACTTTGGCTTTGCTGCCGATCAACAAGACCTGTTTGAGATCCTGCGGATCGTAACCTGCCATTTTAAAGTAGATATTTTTGGCACCCATGGCTCTTAATTCGGCAATCCGCGCTACCAGATATGCTTCATCCCAGAGCGGCAGGCGAGAATAGGAATAAAAATTCGGACAGACGCCTGCCCGAGCCGCTTCTGCCATGGCAGGCGTGCCGGGATCCGGATAGACCAAAACTCCTGCGGTTTGTTTTTTCAGCGCTTCCTCGTAGTTTTTCAAACGGATTACCGGCTGCGTGCCTTTTGCACTTTGACCGAATTTGAACTCGATGGCTTCGGCGCCTTCGACTTGGATGGCATATTCCGGCACACCCAGCCGGTCATCTTCGGTGTTGCACTGCAGAATGATCTGACCATAACCACGGTCATACTGACGGAAGGCATCCAGCATTTGCTTTAATGCGGGAAAATGGCTGACCTTGCCGTCTTTGACCTGCAGCTGCGGATCTTTACTCCTGGCGTCTTCACCGATGGTACAACAAACGCCCGCCATGGCGGCGCCGCCAAAATAATCAGGCCAATTCAATTTGATCAGAGCCGGCAGAATAATTGGCATGGCTAATTTCACCGGATGAAAGCTGCCGAATTCACGCTCCATTTTTACATGGTAGATATTCGCTTCTTCAAAAGTTGGCTTGGCGCCCAGTGCGCCAAAGACATGCCCGTTGATATTGAAGTGAGAAAAATCAATGGGATAGTCTTTTTCCGAGGCGATTTGATTGGCGCCGGTATTGGTAGGGTAAACGGCTTGCATGCCCAAAACGGCAGCCAGGGCAATCTCGCAGGTGCCGTTGCATTCTTCTGTGCATAAAGAACACATGCCGGATTGGGGTGAGAGATGAACGCTGCGATTGCTGGTGTCGTTAAAGGCTGACGATAATTTTGCTGAATAACTCATTGGTATTCCCCCTTTAATCCTTCGCTGAGTCTGATGATCTGTTTTACGTTTGTTCCGCTACTTTCTGGTTTTCACTTTACTGCCGTGTTTTCCTGCCCCAATCCAAGCTCTGAGAGAAAAAAGGTTTGCTCACACCCGCAGCGAGGAAATCAGGCTAACTGCTTCCGCTGTTGATAGAGCCCGTCATGAATGTCAGCCAGTAAAGTAAGCTTGCCTTCTGTAAAAGCACTGAGGTTAGCCTGTAACGACGTACCGTCTATCTCATAGATCCGGATATCGGCAGATTGTATCAATTCCGCGGCGCTTTTTCCGCAGCGCGGGGTCAGCAAGGCATCTACTTTTTCATCTACGATCCTCTGAGCCGCTTTCCTGCCGGCTCCCTCCTGCACGGCTGCGCTGCTGTTATCCAAGAAGCGACTTTCTTTGGTTTTGGTATCATAAATCAAAAAATAAGGTGCGCGTCCAAAGAGAATACAGATATTGGCTTCCATGCTGCAATCATTCACTGGTATTGCTAGTTTCATCGAAAACTCCTCCATTCGAATTTTTTAGAAAAGCTTCTGCTGCTGTGGCTTGATTTGGAACTCTGACTGATCTCAGAACAGATTGGCTGTAAGTGGTAATATAAAGTTTACCATTGGTTCCTGCTGCAAGTTAAAAGGAGAATTATTCTTCAATTTTAATGAAATTCCGGCCGCAGCGGTTTCTCCGGCAGCTGCCGGAGAAACAAGCTTCACCCAAGCCATCGCAAAGTCGATATTCGCCGCCTTCAATCAGCAGAACTTTGCCGTTGACCAAAGACTCGGCCAGCTTTCTCCTCGCTTCTGTATAAATGCCCTGCACCGTTGTGCGGGCAACATTCATTTGCGCGGCACAGGCTTCCTGTGTGAAACCTTCTAAATCGATCAAGCGGATCGTTTCATATTCATCCACGGTCATAATCATCTGATTTACCGCATCAGAACGGACGTCCAGCGGTCCGTATTTATTGCTGTCCGGCAGGCAGCAGACTTTTCTCCATTTTAATGGTCTTGGCATCGTTGTTTCACCTCGATTTTCATATTTCATACTCTGCTTTCCATGTTTTAAGCTGCTCTGCATTCGGATGATTTCCAGGCGCTTTTCGCTCATTTTCAAGTTGGCCTTCCGCTTGATTTGCTGCTGTGTTCCTCTTTCAGCTTTTCGATGAAAATGAGTCCGGATCGCGACTTGAAGAAGCGGCCATGTTCTGATTACTTTTCTGATCTTGCTGCAATCGCCTTTCCTAGTTATTGACATA
Coding sequences:
- the thiE gene encoding thiamine phosphate synthase — protein: MNVAKDALLLYAVTDRTWLTDQTLAQAVEASLQGGVTFLQLREKNLDFPSFLREACCLKTLAAAYHVPFVINDSLEIALACGADGVHLGQSDQSVRQARALLGDRKIIGASVQTVAQAKQAQAEGADYLGAGAVFPTASKQDATALTLGRLQAICQAVRLPVVAIGGIRQQNILQLAGSGIAGAAMISAIYAEPDIRAAAAQMKMLCQQLTAKGK
- the thiD gene encoding bifunctional hydroxymethylpyrimidine kinase/phosphomethylpyrimidine kinase, which encodes MKKVLTIAGSDCSGGAGIQADIKTITAHKMYAMSVITALTAQNTTGVYGIMEATPQFVAQQLACVFEDIRPDAVKIGMVSNSQIIRVIAGALKEYRAENIVLDPVMVSTSGSQLISENALQTLIEELLPLAAVITPNIPEAGILCGFPIHNQEEMQRAAAVIAQLLDGAVLIKGGHLVSEATDLLYVNGSSTWFPAKRINNPNTHGTGCTLSSAIACNLAAGRTLADSITAAKKYLSGALQAGLNLGRGSGPLDHTYRINDWAF
- a CDS encoding formate/nitrite transporter family protein is translated as MKKMNVLINAILAGFSISLGGTVFLRLKDTFPGSNVVGALLFTVGLFLVLTRGYSLYTGKVCYIFENKPGYLLDVLIIWVGNLLGCMLVAGLENLTSLSGATAGINVTAAAMVAGKLNSSLLSLFILGAFCNVFIFIGVNGYAKNPHELGKYLAVFLGVSIFIICGTEHSVADMYYMAVSKTLYTQPAEAFLRLFVITLGNLVGGVFLPLMEKLREKLAEEKKIAA
- a CDS encoding DMT family transporter; this translates as MNAKLNLILSMTAFGTIGLFVRNIPLTSAEIAFFRALIAAICLLLYKFISKTPLRFSEIKHDLPLLFLSGAAMGFNWVFLFEAYQYTSISLATMSYYFAPVIVTLVSPLLFHEKLTRAQLFCFMMSTLGLLLVIGNGGFSGGSQNLKGILFGLGAALLYATVILLNKSIRRVSGIDRTLLQFLAVIFVLFPYLQLSGGIHTAALTTFGLINLLLVGILHTGITYCLYLSSLKDLQGQEAALLSYIDPLVAVLISVLFLQENSTWQQILGGLMILGFTLLNEVTSKKKPAKAVSNADD
- a CDS encoding FMN-binding glutamate synthase family protein, with protein sequence MSYSAKLSSAFNDTSNRSVHLSPQSGMCSLCTEECNGTCEIALAAVLGMQAVYPTNTGANQIASEKDYPIDFSHFNINGHVFGALGAKPTFEEANIYHVKMEREFGSFHPVKLAMPIILPALIKLNWPDYFGGAAMAGVCCTIGEDARSKDPQLQVKDGKVSHFPALKQMLDAFRQYDRGYGQIILQCNTEDDRLGVPEYAIQVEGAEAIEFKFGQSAKGTQPVIRLKNYEEALKKQTAGVLVYPDPGTPAMAEAARAGVCPNFYSYSRLPLWDEAYLVARIAELRAMGAKNIYFKMAGYDPQDLKQVLLIGSKAKVDLITFDGAGGGSGYSPNKMMNEWGTPTVVMEEEICSIVESLKNEVDWLPAIAITGGFASEDQVFKSLALGNGMVTAIGICRASMAAAMMGKKIGAQIKEGKVPNQFRKYGSTIEEIYGDLADLRAIYGKKADDFSPGAIGVFSYLNKIAFGVKHFAALNRKFDLAYLNRQDLIPLTRDARDLLNGKWLQ
- a CDS encoding NifB/NifX family molybdenum-iron cluster-binding protein; this translates as MKLAIPVNDCSMEANICILFGRAPYFLIYDTKTKESRFLDNSSAAVQEGAGRKAAQRIVDEKVDALLTPRCGKSAAELIQSADIRIYEIDGTSLQANLSAFTEGKLTLLADIHDGLYQQRKQLA
- a CDS encoding DUF134 domain-containing protein, translated to MPRPLKWRKVCCLPDSNKYGPLDVRSDAVNQMIMTVDEYETIRLIDLEGFTQEACAAQMNVARTTVQGIYTEARRKLAESLVNGKVLLIEGGEYRLCDGLGEACFSGSCRRNRCGRNFIKIEE